One genomic window of Roseobacter ponti includes the following:
- a CDS encoding TIGR01459 family HAD-type hydrolase codes for MTRIISSLSEVSSQYDALFVDLWGCVHNGVKALPGAVSALQEYRAGGGKVVLVTNSPRPRAGVRKQLVHFEVPDDAWDTIATSGDSARSAMFRGAVGEKVWHIGPPTDLKFFEPLKLLEDPADIRRVELEDAEGMVCTGPFDSLADPAVMRPRFLLAKQRGLKLLCANPDIVVDRGDVREWCAGALAQLYTEMGGESLYFGKPHPPVYDLARRRLSELGTDVPDSRILAIGDGILTDIAGAMGEDLDSLFISGGLAAAETRTSQQPDPEALNDYLEKEMSSPTYTIGHLR; via the coding sequence ATGACCCGTATTATCAGTTCTCTTTCCGAAGTTTCTTCTCAGTACGACGCGCTTTTCGTTGATCTCTGGGGCTGCGTGCACAACGGCGTCAAGGCGCTGCCAGGCGCGGTGTCCGCATTGCAGGAGTATCGCGCGGGGGGCGGTAAGGTCGTTCTGGTCACCAACTCGCCCCGGCCCCGCGCCGGCGTGCGTAAGCAACTGGTGCACTTTGAGGTGCCGGATGATGCCTGGGACACAATCGCGACCTCGGGTGACAGCGCGCGTTCGGCGATGTTCCGCGGCGCTGTGGGTGAGAAAGTCTGGCACATCGGACCACCCACCGATCTGAAATTTTTCGAGCCGCTGAAGCTTCTGGAAGATCCGGCTGATATCCGGCGCGTCGAGCTTGAGGACGCCGAAGGCATGGTGTGCACCGGACCGTTTGACAGCCTCGCTGACCCCGCGGTGATGCGCCCCCGGTTTCTGCTGGCCAAGCAGCGTGGTCTGAAACTCCTGTGCGCTAATCCCGATATCGTGGTTGACCGGGGCGACGTGCGCGAATGGTGCGCTGGTGCGCTGGCGCAGCTTTATACTGAAATGGGCGGCGAAAGCCTGTATTTCGGCAAGCCGCATCCGCCGGTTTATGATCTGGCGCGCCGCAGGCTGTCTGAGCTGGGCACGGATGTGCCCGACAGCCGCATTCTGGCGATAGGCGACGGCATTCTGACGGATATCGCCGGGGCAATGGGCGAAGATCTCGATTCGCTTTTTATTTCGGGCGGGCTGGCGGCAGCTGAGACCAGGACATCGCAGCAGCCTGACCCTGAGGCGCTAAACGATTATCTTGAAAAGGAAATGTCCAGCCCGACTTATACAATCGGTCACCTGCGCTGA
- a CDS encoding YcgN family cysteine cluster protein, with product MSDPINRTGLRHRFWERKPLKNMNQHEWEALCDGCGKCCLNKLEDEDSGEVALTRIACRLLDDESCRCSQYEIRHQFVPDCIVLRPDNLDTHAYWMPETCAYRLLWQKKPLPDWHPLISGTPQSVHDAGVSVRGMTLSEFDIPEDEWEEYVIEEPV from the coding sequence ATGAGTGATCCGATCAACCGCACCGGCCTGCGCCACCGCTTCTGGGAACGCAAGCCTCTGAAAAATATGAATCAACATGAATGGGAAGCGCTCTGCGACGGCTGCGGAAAGTGCTGCCTGAACAAGCTCGAAGACGAAGACAGCGGCGAAGTAGCTCTGACGCGGATCGCCTGTCGTCTGCTGGATGATGAAAGCTGCCGCTGTTCGCAATATGAGATCCGGCACCAGTTCGTACCCGACTGTATCGTGCTGCGGCCTGATAATCTGGACACGCATGCCTACTGGATGCCTGAGACATGCGCTTACCGGTTGCTCTGGCAGAAAAAGCCGCTGCCCGACTGGCACCCGCTGATCAGCGGCACCCCGCAGTCGGTCCATGACGCGGGCGTCTCGGTGCGCGGCATGACGCTGAGCGAGTTCGACATTCCCGAGGATGAATGGGAAGAATACGTGATTGAGGAGCCCGTCTGA
- a CDS encoding ribose-phosphate pyrophosphokinase: MPQHQEPKLISGNANMPLAQAIARRMSMHRGMQVGLVDARVERFNDGEIFVEVFENVRGEDMFILQSTSNPANDNLMELLIMADALRRSSAARVTAVLPYFGYARQDRRTKARTPITAKLVANMLVGTGIERVLTMDLHAAQIQGFFDIPVDNLYASPIFALDIKTEFRDRMGELMVVSPDVGGVARARELAKRINSPLAIVDKRREKPGEVAEMTVIGDVTGKTCLIVDDMCDTAGTLCKAAEVLLENGAKEVHSYITHGVMSGPAVERVTNSVMKSLVITDTIAPTDEVKAAHNIRVVPTAPVFAQAILNIWNGTSVSSLFEAETLSPIYDGMYAAE, translated from the coding sequence ATGCCTCAGCATCAAGAACCGAAACTGATCTCCGGAAACGCAAACATGCCGCTGGCCCAGGCCATCGCAAGGCGCATGTCAATGCACCGGGGCATGCAGGTGGGCCTCGTCGATGCCCGGGTGGAACGGTTCAACGATGGTGAGATCTTTGTCGAAGTGTTCGAGAACGTGCGCGGCGAGGATATGTTTATCCTGCAGTCCACGTCGAACCCGGCCAATGACAATCTCATGGAACTGCTGATTATGGCGGATGCGCTGCGCCGGTCCTCGGCGGCACGCGTCACTGCCGTCCTGCCCTATTTCGGCTATGCCCGTCAGGATCGCCGCACCAAGGCACGTACACCGATCACCGCCAAGCTTGTGGCGAATATGCTCGTCGGCACCGGCATTGAACGGGTGCTGACGATGGACCTGCATGCCGCGCAGATCCAGGGATTCTTCGACATCCCCGTCGACAACCTTTACGCCTCGCCGATCTTTGCGCTCGACATCAAAACGGAATTCAGAGACCGGATGGGCGAGCTGATGGTGGTCTCCCCCGATGTGGGCGGTGTGGCCCGGGCGCGTGAACTCGCCAAGCGGATCAACTCACCACTCGCGATTGTTGACAAGAGACGCGAAAAACCCGGTGAGGTTGCGGAAATGACAGTGATCGGTGATGTGACAGGTAAAACCTGCCTCATTGTGGATGATATGTGTGATACGGCCGGCACGCTCTGCAAAGCGGCTGAGGTGCTTCTGGAGAACGGTGCGAAAGAGGTGCATTCCTATATCACCCACGGCGTGATGTCCGGTCCCGCGGTAGAGCGGGTCACCAACTCGGTCATGAAATCGCTGGTGATCACCGATACGATTGCGCCGACCGACGAGGTCAAAGCAGCGCACAATATCCGCGTTGTGCCGACCGCTCCGGTCTTTGCCCAGGCGATCCTGAATATCTGGAACGGCACTTCTGTCTCGTCGCTCTTTGAGGCCGAAACGCTGAGCCCGATTTACGACGGCATGTACGCAGCCGAATAA
- a CDS encoding manganese-dependent inorganic pyrophosphatase, with the protein MTTLVFGHKSPDTDSTGSPIIWAWYLNQIKGIEAKPVLLGEPNTEALFMLDRWDLDKPEIIESVAADAPVVIVDTNNPAELPENINDADIQAIIDHHKLVGGLETKGPIDIRIEPLACTATIMWKMIGKDLAQMPASVKGAMLSCILSDTLEFRSPTTTNEDKAIAWDLAQDLDVNISEYAAEMFAAKSDVSAFTEAELLRMDSKEYEIAGKQFRVSVLETTSPGQVLDRKGALMDAMPGVAEADGADQVLLFVVDILNEEATLLVPNDLVKSVAEKSFGVQVEGDTVALPGIMSRKKQIIPNLKV; encoded by the coding sequence ATGACAACGCTTGTTTTTGGCCATAAATCTCCGGACACCGACAGCACCGGCTCCCCGATCATCTGGGCGTGGTATCTCAACCAGATCAAAGGCATTGAGGCAAAGCCCGTCCTGCTTGGTGAACCCAATACAGAAGCGCTTTTCATGCTGGACCGGTGGGACCTCGACAAGCCTGAGATCATTGAAAGCGTGGCGGCTGATGCACCCGTTGTGATCGTGGACACCAACAACCCCGCAGAGCTGCCCGAAAATATCAATGATGCGGATATTCAGGCGATCATCGATCACCACAAACTGGTCGGGGGGCTTGAAACGAAGGGTCCGATTGACATCCGCATCGAGCCGCTGGCCTGTACCGCGACCATCATGTGGAAGATGATCGGCAAAGATCTGGCGCAGATGCCCGCGAGCGTGAAAGGGGCGATGCTGTCGTGCATTCTGTCAGACACACTTGAGTTCCGCAGCCCGACCACAACCAACGAAGACAAGGCAATCGCCTGGGATCTGGCGCAGGATCTGGACGTCAATATCTCAGAGTACGCCGCCGAAATGTTCGCCGCGAAATCGGATGTGTCGGCCTTTACCGAAGCTGAACTGCTGCGGATGGACAGCAAGGAATACGAGATCGCCGGCAAACAGTTCCGGGTCTCCGTGCTCGAGACGACATCGCCCGGGCAGGTTCTGGATCGCAAAGGTGCTCTGATGGACGCCATGCCCGGCGTGGCGGAAGCGGACGGGGCCGATCAGGTGCTGCTCTTTGTCGTCGATATTCTCAACGAGGAAGCCACTCTGCTGGTGCCCAACGACCTTGTGAAATCCGTGGCCGAAAAGAGCTTTGGCGTGCAGGTTGAGGGCGACACCGTCGCACTGCCAGGCATCATGAGCCGCAAAAAACAGATCATCCCGAATCTCAAAGTCTGA
- a CDS encoding DUF2161 domain-containing phosphodiesterase, with product MSKPRETDLYPPVKAFLEEQGYTVKAEVGAVDVMAVRGGEPPVIVELKLGFSLALFHQCVARLSSSDDVYMAVARQPGKRFARALKDNRALARRLGLGLITVRAKDGLVEVHCDPGPYAPRKSPKRRDALLREFARRSGDPNEGGQTRAGLVTAYRQDALKLALFLYEAGASKGSDVARETGVAKATRMMADDHYGWFERVEKGVYGLRPAGAEAVAASGRILGAD from the coding sequence ATGAGCAAACCCCGCGAAACTGATCTTTACCCGCCGGTCAAAGCCTTTCTGGAAGAGCAGGGCTATACAGTGAAGGCAGAGGTCGGCGCCGTTGACGTAATGGCGGTGCGGGGCGGGGAGCCGCCGGTCATTGTTGAACTGAAGCTGGGGTTCTCGCTGGCGCTTTTTCACCAGTGCGTGGCTCGGCTTTCAAGCTCTGATGACGTCTATATGGCGGTGGCGCGTCAGCCGGGGAAGCGGTTTGCGCGGGCGCTGAAAGACAACAGGGCGCTCGCCCGGCGGCTGGGGCTTGGTCTGATCACGGTGCGGGCAAAAGATGGTCTGGTGGAGGTGCATTGTGACCCCGGACCCTACGCGCCGCGTAAATCACCCAAACGCCGGGACGCACTGCTGCGCGAATTCGCCCGCCGGTCCGGTGATCCCAATGAGGGCGGGCAGACCCGCGCCGGGCTGGTGACGGCGTACCGTCAGGATGCTCTGAAACTTGCGCTTTTTCTTTATGAAGCCGGTGCCAGCAAAGGCTCGGATGTCGCGCGTGAGACCGGTGTGGCGAAGGCGACGCGCATGATGGCCGATGATCATTACGGCTGGTTTGAGCGTGTGGAAAAAGGAGTCTACGGGCTCAGACCCGCAGGTGCAGAAGCGGTCGCCGCCTCAGGCCGCATTCTCGGCGCAGACTGA
- a CDS encoding threonine aldolase family protein — protein sequence MFFASDNAGPAHPQVMRHVTAANEGYALPYGNDPIMDGVRETIRHIFEAPEAAVHLAATGTAANALALACYCQPFETVFCSPVAHIHEDECNAPEFYTAGAKLTLVPGGDRMLPEDLRRSITAEESRGVHGPQRGPVSITQVTERGGVYSLQELQALTGVAREHGLPVHLDGARFANALVALGCSAAEMTWKSGVDVVSFGGTKNGCLGVEAVVLFDPAKAWEFELRRKRGAHLFSKHRYLSAQMAGYLEDGLWLETAALANEHCRRLATGLRERGAQFLHEPEANMIFAAFPRRVHQALHDAGAMYYIWEGTLEGDDPDEMLAARLVCDWSVSSDQIDTFLSHLDM from the coding sequence ATGTTTTTTGCCTCTGACAATGCGGGGCCTGCGCACCCGCAGGTGATGCGCCATGTGACGGCTGCCAACGAGGGCTATGCCCTGCCCTATGGCAATGATCCGATCATGGACGGCGTCCGCGAGACCATCCGCCATATCTTTGAAGCACCCGAGGCCGCGGTTCACCTCGCCGCAACAGGCACGGCGGCCAATGCGCTGGCGCTGGCCTGCTATTGCCAGCCGTTTGAGACGGTCTTCTGCTCGCCGGTGGCCCATATCCACGAGGATGAATGCAACGCGCCCGAATTTTACACGGCCGGGGCCAAGCTCACGCTGGTGCCGGGCGGCGACAGGATGCTGCCCGAAGACCTGCGCCGGAGTATCACCGCAGAAGAAAGCCGCGGTGTGCACGGGCCCCAGCGCGGGCCGGTCTCGATCACCCAGGTAACGGAACGCGGCGGGGTCTACAGCCTGCAGGAGTTGCAGGCGCTCACGGGCGTTGCGCGCGAGCACGGCCTGCCGGTGCACCTGGACGGCGCGCGTTTTGCCAATGCGCTGGTGGCTCTGGGCTGCTCTGCGGCGGAGATGACCTGGAAATCAGGCGTGGATGTGGTGAGCTTTGGCGGCACAAAAAACGGCTGTCTGGGCGTCGAAGCGGTGGTGCTTTTCGATCCCGCTAAGGCCTGGGAGTTTGAGTTGCGTCGCAAACGCGGGGCGCATCTTTTTTCCAAACACCGTTATCTTTCCGCGCAGATGGCAGGCTATCTGGAAGACGGCCTGTGGCTGGAGACGGCGGCACTGGCGAATGAGCACTGCCGCCGGCTTGCGACAGGTCTGCGTGAGCGCGGCGCGCAGTTCCTGCATGAGCCGGAGGCCAATATGATTTTCGCCGCCTTCCCGCGTCGCGTCCACCAGGCGCTGCATGACGCGGGTGCGATGTATTATATCTGGGAAGGCACGCTGGAAGGCGATGATCCGGACGAGATGCTGGCCGCACGTCTGGTCTGTGACTGGTCAGTGAGTTCAGACCAGATCGATACCTTTCTCAGCCATCTCGATATGTGA
- a CDS encoding 2-hydroxychromene-2-carboxylate isomerase — protein sequence MAHIDLFFSTISPYAYLAGNRAEKVAEKHGATITYKPLDVLALFARTGGTPPKDRHFSRIDYRAQELVRQAKKADMPFNLKPAHWPTNQAPSSYAVIAAQNAGGGDLSGLCHALLRACWAEEKNIAEDDVIRACLKGAGFDPALADSGMLTGAETYAANLEEAVERGVFGSPFYITDGDQRFWGQDRIDDLDAHLAGDL from the coding sequence ATGGCGCATATCGACCTCTTTTTCTCGACGATCTCTCCATATGCCTACCTGGCCGGGAACCGGGCTGAAAAAGTCGCCGAAAAACATGGTGCGACAATCACCTATAAACCGCTTGATGTGCTGGCGCTTTTCGCGCGCACCGGTGGCACGCCGCCGAAAGACCGCCATTTCAGCCGGATCGATTACCGCGCACAGGAACTGGTGCGCCAGGCGAAGAAGGCGGATATGCCGTTTAATCTCAAACCCGCCCACTGGCCGACCAATCAGGCGCCGTCTTCCTATGCGGTGATCGCCGCTCAGAACGCGGGCGGCGGAGATCTCAGCGGGCTGTGTCATGCGCTGCTGCGTGCGTGCTGGGCCGAAGAGAAAAATATCGCTGAGGATGATGTGATCCGCGCGTGCCTGAAAGGGGCCGGCTTTGATCCGGCACTGGCGGACAGCGGTATGCTGACCGGAGCCGAGACCTATGCCGCCAACCTCGAAGAGGCTGTGGAACGCGGTGTCTTCGGCTCGCCGTTCTATATCACCGACGGGGACCAGAGGTTCTGGGGGCAGGACCGGATTGACGATCTGGATGCGCATCTCGCCGGCGATTTGTGA
- a CDS encoding alpha/beta fold hydrolase — protein MSLQAFSRTFGVGPLAALAIHCTLGHSGAWRGVGAALNSQLTLTACDLPGHGRSPDWDGRGDFHDFCTDLARSFLGTGVHLIGHSFGATVALRLAVENPDLVRSLTLIEPVWFVVLAQDNPAALAAHDTQAAPYSEALTAGDMTQAARLFNRAWGDGSSWADIPAAAQDYMIDRMHLVPAQSPMIFDDSPGLLRPGRLGRITVPVLMMRGAQSLDVTGHINAALAQRLPDAREVTIAQAGHMAPLTHPQAVADAIRSHIEMAEKGIDLV, from the coding sequence GTGAGCCTTCAGGCCTTTTCGCGTACCTTCGGTGTGGGACCACTTGCAGCGCTCGCCATCCATTGCACGCTGGGGCATTCCGGTGCCTGGCGTGGAGTGGGTGCGGCGCTGAATTCACAGCTGACGCTCACCGCCTGCGATCTGCCCGGTCACGGCCGCAGCCCGGACTGGGACGGGCGGGGCGATTTTCACGACTTCTGCACCGATCTGGCGCGCTCTTTTCTGGGCACTGGTGTTCATCTGATAGGACATTCCTTTGGCGCGACTGTCGCGCTGCGTCTGGCTGTCGAAAATCCAGACCTTGTGCGCAGCCTGACGCTGATCGAGCCTGTCTGGTTCGTTGTGCTGGCCCAGGATAATCCTGCGGCTCTCGCCGCGCATGACACGCAGGCCGCCCCTTACAGTGAAGCTCTGACAGCCGGCGACATGACGCAGGCCGCGCGCCTTTTCAACCGCGCCTGGGGCGACGGCTCCAGCTGGGCCGATATTCCGGCGGCAGCGCAGGACTACATGATCGACCGCATGCATCTGGTGCCGGCCCAATCGCCCATGATCTTTGATGACAGTCCCGGATTGCTGCGCCCCGGCAGGCTCGGACGGATCACGGTGCCGGTGCTGATGATGCGCGGGGCGCAAAGCCTTGATGTTACAGGACATATTAATGCAGCCCTCGCGCAGCGCCTGCCGGATGCCCGCGAGGTGACGATCGCACAGGCAGGTCATATGGCGCCCCTGACGCACCCGCAGGCCGTCGCCGATGCGATCCGATCACATATCGAGATGGCTGAGAAAGGTATCGATCTGGTCTGA
- a CDS encoding bifunctional riboflavin kinase/FAD synthetase, with product MKTLRDYQFVDPKDRGASAAIGNFDGVHLGHQSVIALARKVAPAAPLGVLTFEPHPRVFFAPDAPPFRLMSREARASRLEKLGVEYLFEMNFNAALAALAPEDFAQRVIADGFGLSHVIIGADFCFGKGRSGTAQDLADFGEKMGFGVTIADLIERSDKTISSTAIRRALTEGAPRDAAAMLGHWHRIEGPVIGGEQRGRELGYPTANMSIDGLHPPAFGVYAVLVDVLSGPHAGIYHGVASVGVRPMFGENRPNLETFIFDFTGDIYGAQLSVALIEHLRPEEKFDSLDALITQMDADSERARGILAAL from the coding sequence ATGAAGACCCTCCGGGATTATCAGTTTGTCGACCCCAAAGACCGCGGCGCCAGCGCGGCAATCGGGAATTTTGACGGTGTGCATCTCGGGCACCAGTCGGTCATTGCCCTTGCCCGCAAGGTTGCACCCGCCGCGCCGCTGGGCGTGCTGACTTTCGAGCCGCACCCGCGCGTCTTTTTCGCCCCCGATGCGCCGCCCTTTCGCCTGATGAGCCGCGAGGCCCGCGCCAGCCGCCTGGAAAAGCTTGGTGTCGAATACCTCTTTGAGATGAACTTCAACGCCGCACTGGCCGCCCTCGCGCCTGAGGATTTTGCGCAGCGGGTGATCGCGGATGGCTTTGGTCTGAGCCATGTGATCATCGGCGCCGATTTCTGTTTTGGCAAAGGGCGTTCCGGCACAGCACAGGATCTTGCGGATTTCGGCGAAAAGATGGGCTTTGGTGTCACCATCGCCGATCTGATTGAACGCTCGGACAAGACCATTTCGTCAACCGCGATCCGGCGCGCACTTACTGAGGGTGCGCCGCGGGATGCCGCTGCAATGCTGGGTCACTGGCACCGCATCGAAGGGCCCGTGATAGGTGGCGAACAGCGCGGACGCGAACTCGGGTACCCCACGGCCAATATGTCCATAGACGGGCTGCATCCACCGGCCTTCGGCGTCTATGCGGTGCTTGTCGATGTGCTCAGCGGGCCTCATGCGGGCATTTATCATGGTGTGGCCTCTGTGGGCGTCCGGCCGATGTTCGGCGAAAACCGACCCAATCTTGAGACCTTCATCTTTGATTTCACCGGCGACATCTATGGCGCGCAACTGTCTGTCGCGCTGATCGAGCATCTGCGGCCCGAAGAAAAATTCGACAGCCTTGATGCGCTCATCACGCAGATGGATGCCGACAGTGAACGCGCCCGCGGGATCCTGGCGGCCCTATGA
- a CDS encoding DUF1294 domain-containing protein translates to MHHLIFPGCILLMNVTAFTLFQVDKANAVQGLSRVPEKVLLAFAFFGGWPAAKLAQHVFGHRTKKQPFRSQLNRIPLIWLGFIMFFGLMSWSHTLSFELFKPTVTPELWFQENRRTPRFFQSVSE, encoded by the coding sequence ATGCACCATCTGATTTTTCCTGGATGTATTCTCCTCATGAATGTTACAGCCTTCACACTTTTTCAGGTGGACAAGGCTAACGCTGTCCAGGGGCTATCGCGCGTACCTGAGAAGGTTCTGCTTGCGTTTGCATTCTTTGGCGGCTGGCCTGCTGCAAAACTTGCGCAACACGTTTTCGGCCACAGAACGAAAAAACAACCCTTTCGCTCACAACTCAACAGGATCCCGCTGATCTGGCTGGGCTTCATTATGTTCTTTGGCCTGATGTCCTGGTCTCACACCCTGTCATTTGAGCTTTTCAAACCCACTGTTACGCCCGAACTGTGGTTTCAGGAAAACCGCCGGACACCTCGATTTTTCCAGAGCGTCTCTGAATGA
- a CDS encoding MaoC family dehydratase: MLDNLPRGTICIEDIEMGMSRALQKVVTDQDIEMFAQISTDHNPVHLDDDYARDTIFEGRIAHGMLTAGLISAVIGEQLPGHGTVYLGQSLRFLAPVRPGDLVHAEVTVTDIDPAKRRVRMDCLCSVDGKKVLVGEATVLAPSRKFD, encoded by the coding sequence ATGCTGGATAATCTGCCCCGCGGTACGATCTGCATCGAAGACATCGAAATGGGCATGTCCCGCGCGCTTCAGAAAGTGGTCACCGACCAGGACATCGAGATGTTTGCGCAGATCTCCACCGATCATAATCCGGTACACCTCGATGATGATTATGCGCGTGACACCATTTTCGAAGGACGCATCGCGCACGGGATGCTGACCGCGGGCCTGATCTCTGCTGTCATTGGCGAACAACTGCCCGGGCACGGCACCGTGTACCTTGGACAGTCGCTGCGGTTTCTTGCACCGGTGCGCCCCGGCGATCTGGTACACGCCGAAGTCACCGTAACGGACATCGATCCGGCAAAACGCCGGGTGCGGATGGACTGCCTGTGCTCTGTGGATGGCAAAAAGGTGCTCGTTGGCGAGGCAACGGTTCTGGCGCCTTCGCGGAAATTCGACTGA